The Lycium barbarum isolate Lr01 chromosome 10, ASM1917538v2, whole genome shotgun sequence genome includes a region encoding these proteins:
- the LOC132612718 gene encoding NAC domain-containing protein 53-like codes for MQIIGASEEKTSYFLTPLKRFKNSTKKFARTVGEGKWKGQTSGKPINDGSKNIVGFKRSLKYHSDIKRDHMNDKWLMTEYFLPDEYIDKSDNKDNFVLCKIKEKKKSEKNGNEVMEENVDEVIASILGSNYYTHQVITKDDNQLAVVNEANYEVRTNCKASTSTFNNDQHKDYGVLGQANNYLEAGVEQFNGINLYRIEATIP; via the exons ATGCAG ATTATCGGTGCTTCAGAGGAGAAAACGAGTTATTTTCTTACCCCGTTGAagagattcaagaattcaaccaAAAAATTTGCAAGAACAGTTGGCGAAGGAAAATGGAAAGGCCAAACAAGTGGTAAACCAATTAATGATGGATCGAAAAATATAGTTGGATTCAAGAGAAGTTTGAAGTACCATAGTGATATAAAAAGAGACCACATGAATGATAAGTGGCTCATGACAGAATATTTTTTGCCGGACGAGTACATTGATAAAAGCGACAATAAGGATAATTTCGTCTTGTGCAAaatcaaagagaagaaaaaaagtgagAAAAATGGTAATGAAGTCATGGAGGAAAATGTTGATGAAGTAATTGCTTCTATATTAGGAAGTAATTATTATACTCATCAAGTAATTACCAAAGACGACAATCAATTAGCGGTTGTAAACGAAGCTAATTATGAAGTGAGGACAAATTGTAAAGCAAGTACAAGCACATTCAATAATGATCAACATAAAGATTATGGAGTATTAGGACAAGCTAATAATTATTTGGAAGCTGGGGTTGAGCAATTTAATGGAATTAACCTGTATAGAATTGAAGCTACGATTCCTTGA
- the LOC132612719 gene encoding uncharacterized protein LOC132612719: MSDSKGSFDPTLAVSNICNHISITLDIENVQYSTWAELFKITARSHKVLHHIIPPANGKAKVPSTEDEKELWSTLDATVLSWIYATISNDLLHTIIEPDATAMDAWNRLRDIFQDNKNSRVVTLEAEFSNTKMENFPNASAYCQYLKTIANQLKNVGALVSESRLVIQLVSGLTRAYRGVGKLIRQSDPLPPFYQARSMLTLEAAMGSESAMVAASHSDIDDGLSYSDQSQGRGKQSDNRKNGGRKSSSAGRGSGGSKQGRGGGPKQQQSGQQPQQQ; the protein is encoded by the coding sequence ATGTCTGATTCAAAGGGCTCGTTTGATCCGACTCTCGCGGTGTCTAATATCTGCAACCATATCTCCATAACTCTTGACATAGAGAATGTTCAATACTCGACATGGGCGGAGCTTTTCAAAATTACCGCACGTTCTCACAAGGTCCTTCACCATATTATTCCTCCTGCTAATGGCAAGGCGAAGGTCCCTTCTACTGAGGATGAAAAGGAATTGTGGTCGACTCTTGACGCTACGGTTCTCTCTTGGATTTATGCTACCATCTCCAATGATCTTTTGCATACAATCATTGAACCCGATGCTACGGCCATGGATGCTTGGAACCGGTTACGTGATATTTTCCAAGACAACAAAAATTCCCGTGTGGTAACCTTAGAGGCCGAATTCTCCAATACTAAAATGGAGAATTTTCCAAATGCATCGGCCTATTGTCAGTATCTCAAGACAATCGCTAATCAGTTGAAAAATGTTGGAGCACTGGTATCGGAAAGTCGGCTCGTCATTCAACTTGTTTCCGGCCTTACTCGGGCCTATAGGGGTGTGGGGAAATTGATACGACAAAGTGATCCTCTACCTCCATTTTATCAGGCTCGTTCGATGCTTACACTCGAGGCTGCCATGGGCTCCGAATCTGCAATGGTGGCTGCCTCGCATTCAGATATTGATGATGGATTATCTTATTCGGATCAATCACAGGGCCGAGGAAAACAATCCGACAACCGAAAAAATGGTGGTCGGAAGTCCAGCAGTGCTGGTCGTGGTTCCGGCGGTTCCAAGCAAGGCCGTGGTGGTGGCCCGAAGCAGCAGCAGTCGGGacagcagccgcagcagcagtAG